Proteins from a genomic interval of Paenibacillus lentus:
- a CDS encoding helix-turn-helix domain-containing protein, with translation MLHVSPSSFILKPAFAKIVCEPGWKWHKRDKPLANYDLFYVWSGEGTVNLHDKSIPVSKGSCFLFRRGDHPSATHNPQRPLVLTYIHFDVDEPVSEVPGSYRKLEDTLDFEYMLSRYVRLFLIKAYAFEEEARLILKQLLIHLLREERYVPVEKKVSNQLAEIILEIANYVVQQPGLPHKVDSLAARAGLSPRYFSIKFKELIGMPVQAYIIKSRIDRAQHLLLHAGMNVTEVADALGYKDIFFFSRQFKQYTGKSPSEIR, from the coding sequence ATGCTCCATGTTTCACCGTCCTCGTTCATATTAAAACCGGCCTTTGCGAAAATCGTTTGTGAGCCGGGCTGGAAATGGCATAAACGGGATAAGCCATTGGCCAATTACGATTTATTCTATGTATGGAGTGGGGAAGGCACGGTTAACTTGCACGATAAGTCTATCCCCGTTTCCAAAGGCAGCTGTTTTTTGTTTCGCCGCGGTGACCATCCAAGTGCTACGCATAATCCGCAGCGTCCGCTCGTATTGACTTATATCCACTTTGATGTGGATGAACCTGTAAGTGAAGTCCCGGGCTCTTACCGCAAACTGGAAGATACGCTTGATTTCGAGTATATGTTATCGCGTTATGTTCGTTTGTTCCTGATTAAAGCTTACGCCTTTGAAGAAGAAGCTCGGCTCATATTGAAGCAACTGCTCATTCATCTGCTACGGGAGGAACGTTATGTGCCCGTGGAGAAAAAAGTCAGCAATCAGCTTGCGGAAATTATTCTCGAGATAGCCAATTACGTTGTTCAGCAGCCCGGTTTACCGCATAAAGTGGATAGCTTAGCAGCTCGGGCAGGGCTATCGCCGCGTTATTTTTCTATCAAATTCAAGGAATTAATCGGTATGCCGGTGCAAGCATATATTATTAAATCCAGAATCGATCGGGCCCAGCATTTGCTTTTGCACGCTGGAATGAACGTGACCGAGGTGGCTGACGCACTTGGATATAAAGATATTTTCTTTTTCAGCCGCCAATTTAAGCAATATACCGGCAAGAGTCCCTCAGAGATTCGATAG
- a CDS encoding PLP-dependent aminotransferase family protein: MDFILPIERHSKIHRYKYLVLYYALREAIHDGILTVGTRLPSTRELAALYGLSRGSVSQAYDMLHGDGYVYAEMGSGTYVSDVIPRSTQQLHEGSTIELSAWGGIVTELPRLEQRWCSSDNLISFCDTGPSLELFPLAEWKSAIAAAVREELDSSSLALEDAAGDIELREAIAAHLRHSRGIAADAEQICLFNGSMQALVLLAQLLLGPGQPAVLENPCYTGISRAVAACGARTIAAEVDGDGIVPRDWDARLLFVTPGRQYPTGAVLSPARRRELLAWAARRNAVIIEDDYDSEFRFAGRPLEPLKALDREERVVYVGSFSKTMFAALRIGYAVLPPSLVEPMARAKALYEPVSPARLEQRALARFMRRGEYARHLRRMRRYYGERHEWLCTSMHEYAGALFDLQPSDAGLHVYARWCGTAEDYELFRSAVFTDGVHFRDASIYHLSAGAPAACFCFARLDHKRIREGIQRMADVWKVVLSGRR; encoded by the coding sequence TTGGATTTTATCCTTCCGATAGAAAGGCATAGCAAAATACACCGTTATAAATATTTGGTGCTCTATTACGCGCTGCGCGAGGCAATCCACGACGGGATTCTAACGGTCGGAACTCGCCTTCCTTCTACGCGTGAACTTGCCGCACTATACGGCTTATCTCGCGGCAGTGTATCTCAGGCTTACGATATGCTTCATGGAGATGGTTATGTTTATGCGGAGATGGGAAGCGGTACTTATGTATCCGATGTGATTCCTCGTTCAACCCAACAATTACACGAAGGTTCAACCATTGAATTGTCCGCGTGGGGAGGCATTGTAACCGAACTTCCACGGCTGGAGCAGAGATGGTGTTCTTCGGACAATCTGATCTCATTTTGCGATACTGGGCCATCCTTGGAGTTATTTCCTTTAGCCGAATGGAAGAGTGCGATCGCAGCGGCTGTCAGGGAGGAGCTTGACTCGTCTTCCCTAGCGCTCGAGGACGCGGCTGGCGATATCGAGTTACGCGAGGCGATTGCTGCTCATCTGCGGCACAGCCGCGGTATTGCGGCAGATGCGGAGCAAATCTGCCTGTTCAATGGCTCGATGCAGGCGCTCGTGCTGCTGGCCCAGCTTCTGCTGGGGCCAGGCCAGCCGGCAGTGCTGGAGAACCCGTGTTACACGGGGATCTCCCGAGCCGTCGCCGCCTGCGGAGCCAGAACCATCGCCGCTGAGGTTGACGGCGATGGCATCGTGCCGCGCGATTGGGACGCGCGGCTGCTGTTTGTGACGCCGGGTCGGCAGTACCCGACCGGCGCAGTGCTGTCCCCGGCGCGGCGCCGGGAACTGCTCGCCTGGGCGGCGCGGCGGAACGCTGTCATCATCGAAGATGATTATGACAGCGAGTTTCGCTTCGCCGGCCGGCCGCTGGAGCCGCTGAAGGCGCTCGACCGCGAGGAACGCGTCGTGTATGTCGGCTCCTTCTCCAAGACGATGTTCGCCGCGCTTCGCATCGGCTATGCAGTGCTGCCGCCAAGTCTTGTGGAGCCGATGGCTCGTGCCAAGGCATTGTACGAGCCCGTCTCTCCAGCCAGGCTGGAGCAGCGAGCGCTGGCTCGCTTCATGCGGCGTGGGGAATATGCCCGACATTTGCGGAGAATGCGTCGTTACTATGGGGAAAGGCATGAATGGCTTTGTACCTCAATGCACGAATATGCCGGAGCGTTGTTTGACCTCCAGCCATCTGATGCCGGCTTGCATGTGTATGCTCGCTGGTGCGGTACTGCGGAGGATTATGAGCTTTTTCGCTCTGCTGTGTTTACGGACGGCGTGCATTTCCGGGATGCATCAATTTATCATTTATCAGCGGGAGCACCAGCGGCTTGCTTTTGCTTTGCCCGTTTGGATCACAAACGGATCAGGGAAGGAATCCAGAGAATGGCGGATGTATGGAAAGTGGTTTTAAGCGGACGCCGGTAG
- a CDS encoding pyridoxamine 5'-phosphate oxidase family protein, giving the protein MRRKEFAMNENEQEVESFLQEMTFGFLGTVGSDGMCRVTPLNFVYGNGYFYVHGSLAGEKMKHLKSNSNVSFTVAKEYAIIPSYFTHPQLACPASAYFKSVMVSGHVEIVNDLQEKADAFSMFMQKLQPEGGYAPIDPANTLYAGQLKAVALIRIVPAKISAKFKFGQNLKADTFENVVEALRKRGENLDDETVEQMQKYCPFHAGE; this is encoded by the coding sequence ATGAGGAGAAAAGAATTTGCGATGAACGAAAATGAACAGGAAGTAGAAAGCTTTCTGCAGGAGATGACCTTCGGCTTTCTCGGCACTGTGGGCAGCGATGGCATGTGCCGGGTTACTCCCTTGAATTTTGTGTACGGAAATGGCTATTTCTATGTGCACGGCAGTCTGGCCGGAGAAAAAATGAAGCATCTAAAATCCAATTCGAATGTCAGCTTCACGGTCGCCAAGGAATATGCAATCATTCCGTCCTATTTCACCCACCCGCAGCTCGCCTGTCCCGCTTCCGCTTACTTCAAGAGTGTAATGGTTAGCGGGCATGTTGAAATCGTAAACGATTTGCAGGAGAAGGCTGATGCTTTCAGCATGTTTATGCAGAAGCTGCAGCCGGAAGGCGGCTATGCTCCTATCGATCCGGCGAACACACTCTATGCCGGACAACTGAAGGCCGTCGCTCTGATTCGTATCGTCCCCGCCAAGATCAGCGCCAAGTTCAAGTTTGGACAAAATCTAAAGGCCGATACATTTGAAAACGTCGTTGAAGCCCTTCGAAAGAGAGGCGAAAACCTGGATGACGAAACAGTAGAGCAGATGCAAAAATACTGTCCTTTCCATGCTGGGGAGTAA
- a CDS encoding aminotransferase class I/II-fold pyridoxal phosphate-dependent enzyme → MNPLAEQLNENLKSGNAHLFEMLSTLGKEIYFPKEGILSQSAEASSHAKKFNATIGIATENGGPMHLAVIQDTLSAYKPQDLYPYAPPAGKPELRTIWREKMIRENPSLNGKSFGNPIVTNALTHGLSIVADLFVDEGDAVIYPDKNWENYELTFGIRRHGSIVNYPLFTEDMKFNSEGLRETLLAQKDKGKAVVILNFPNNPTGYTPGAKEGEQIVAAIQEAAEAGINVVVVTDDAYFGLFFEDSLSESLYGKLAGLHPRILPIKVDGATKEEYVWGFRVGFITFAAENKEVLAALEQKTLGIIRATISSGAHPSQTFVLQALKSPDFETQKEEKFQVMKGRANKVKSLLDSGKYGDVWAYYPFNSGYFMCLKLREVQAEELRQHLLHEYGIGTIALGEHDLRIAFSCIAEDNLEELFDIIYKAVMDLQSK, encoded by the coding sequence ATGAACCCACTTGCGGAGCAGTTGAACGAAAATCTTAAATCCGGTAATGCCCATTTATTTGAAATGCTGTCCACGCTAGGCAAGGAGATTTACTTTCCGAAGGAAGGAATCCTTAGTCAATCTGCGGAAGCCTCCAGCCATGCGAAGAAGTTCAATGCCACCATCGGTATTGCCACGGAAAATGGCGGCCCGATGCACCTTGCCGTTATTCAAGATACCTTGTCTGCCTATAAGCCGCAGGATCTGTATCCCTATGCTCCCCCTGCGGGCAAACCCGAGTTGAGAACGATATGGCGCGAAAAGATGATCCGCGAGAATCCTTCCCTGAACGGTAAAAGCTTCGGTAATCCCATAGTCACTAATGCACTTACTCACGGGCTAAGCATTGTGGCTGACCTATTCGTAGATGAAGGGGATGCTGTAATTTATCCAGATAAAAATTGGGAAAATTATGAACTGACTTTCGGCATCCGTCGCCACGGTTCTATCGTTAACTACCCACTATTTACTGAAGATATGAAATTCAACAGTGAAGGTCTCCGCGAGACGCTCCTTGCTCAGAAAGACAAAGGCAAAGCCGTTGTTATTCTTAATTTCCCAAATAACCCAACCGGGTACACTCCGGGAGCTAAGGAAGGAGAACAAATCGTCGCTGCGATCCAAGAGGCTGCGGAAGCAGGCATTAACGTTGTTGTCGTCACGGATGACGCATACTTTGGCCTGTTCTTCGAGGATTCCTTGTCCGAATCCCTCTACGGCAAACTAGCCGGCCTTCATCCGCGTATTTTGCCAATAAAGGTAGACGGTGCGACGAAGGAAGAATATGTATGGGGCTTTCGAGTAGGCTTCATTACATTTGCGGCAGAAAACAAGGAAGTACTCGCTGCTCTAGAGCAAAAGACACTGGGCATCATTCGTGCCACCATCTCGAGCGGCGCTCATCCATCACAGACATTTGTTCTTCAAGCGCTGAAATCCCCAGATTTCGAAACGCAGAAAGAAGAGAAGTTCCAGGTCATGAAAGGCCGAGCAAACAAAGTAAAATCCCTGCTTGACAGTGGAAAATATGGTGACGTATGGGCATACTACCCATTTAACTCAGGGTACTTTATGTGTCTTAAGCTTAGAGAGGTGCAGGCCGAGGAGCTTCGTCAGCATTTGCTCCATGAATACGGCATTGGAACGATTGCCCTTGGCGAACATGATCTGCGCATTGCCTTCTCTTGTATTGCTGAGGACAACCTGGAAGAGCTGTTCGATATCATTTACAAGGCGGTAATGGATTTACAATCCAAATAA
- a CDS encoding YjcZ family sporulation protein produces MSGFEEGRGGCGGGYGGYGGGLFTSTGVILVLFILLVIVSRAFI; encoded by the coding sequence ATGAGCGGTTTTGAGGAAGGAAGAGGCGGCTGTGGCGGCGGTTACGGCGGATATGGCGGCGGATTGTTCACTAGCACTGGTGTAATCCTTGTACTCTTTATTTTGTTAGTCATTGTGAGCCGTGCTTTCATCTAA
- a CDS encoding ABC transporter permease produces MDLRALRSQRKSSFWGQIIPYLPYVFQSGVAVVLLILIIVFSAWYTSFLQALPPGLPIRWIMFLLLGPLTVYSGFRTYVQPADVIFLLPQESRMKEYLFPVYFSGVVYKLLGLYLVTLTVWPMYVRSGEPVIPFWGMLIVLLLLKVLSTYGAWQELRITTSRAKAGYRLLRWCFILLMLAAWIWQPAWWKSLLFMLLLSVNYVLALRFPMKHALAWENLISYEKSGAARAMMILGWFVEIPAEGQKVIRRRWLSMIGNRIPWKQSTSYRYLLIKTFVRSELLGIIARLALLGMLLIYWTGNSWLGVAIYVFFIFIIATQLTALRYVHRDSPAASYYPIMQGIRLKEVLRLISRLLFVLAAILWLPLLAASLISPDANPMLGIGGLAAGMLLVLILRSNWTRKWSNLEEDE; encoded by the coding sequence GGGCGCTGCGTAGCCAGCGTAAATCATCATTCTGGGGTCAAATTATCCCCTATTTGCCTTATGTATTTCAGAGTGGAGTCGCGGTCGTGCTCCTTATTCTGATAATCGTATTCTCGGCATGGTATACCTCATTCCTGCAGGCTCTGCCACCGGGTCTGCCCATTCGCTGGATTATGTTTCTGCTGCTAGGGCCTTTAACTGTGTATTCCGGCTTTCGAACCTATGTGCAGCCGGCGGATGTAATATTTCTGCTTCCGCAGGAATCGAGGATGAAGGAGTATTTATTTCCGGTATATTTCAGCGGGGTTGTATATAAACTGCTCGGACTATATCTAGTCACGCTTACTGTATGGCCGATGTATGTTAGAAGCGGTGAACCTGTGATTCCGTTCTGGGGGATGCTTATTGTTCTTCTGCTTCTGAAGGTGCTGAGCACTTACGGTGCCTGGCAGGAGCTTAGAATTACGACCTCTCGGGCCAAGGCAGGCTATCGATTGCTGCGCTGGTGCTTCATCCTGCTCATGCTTGCGGCTTGGATCTGGCAGCCGGCTTGGTGGAAAAGTCTACTGTTCATGCTTCTGCTAAGCGTGAATTATGTGCTTGCTTTGCGTTTTCCGATGAAACATGCTTTAGCCTGGGAGAATTTAATATCGTACGAAAAATCCGGCGCTGCCCGAGCAATGATGATTCTCGGCTGGTTCGTAGAGATTCCCGCCGAAGGGCAGAAGGTCATTCGCCGCCGCTGGCTGTCGATGATCGGTAATCGGATTCCCTGGAAACAGAGCACCTCGTACCGCTATTTACTTATCAAGACCTTCGTCAGGAGCGAACTGCTGGGCATCATTGCTCGTTTAGCATTGCTGGGCATGCTGCTCATATATTGGACGGGGAATTCTTGGTTAGGGGTGGCCATTTATGTATTTTTTATTTTCATAATCGCTACCCAGCTTACCGCTCTGCGGTATGTCCATCGGGATTCTCCGGCAGCCTCCTATTACCCGATTATGCAGGGCATAAGGCTTAAGGAGGTGCTGCGGCTTATTTCTCGGCTGTTGTTCGTTTTAGCTGCAATATTATGGCTGCCTCTCCTCGCGGCCTCTTTAATTAGCCCAGATGCCAATCCAATGCTTGGCATAGGCGGATTAGCCGCTGGCATGTTGCTTGTGCTGATTCTTCGCTCCAATTGGACGCGAAAATGGAGTAATCTTGAGGAAGATGAATAA